The Nitrospirota bacterium genome includes a window with the following:
- a CDS encoding tetratricopeptide repeat protein, giving the protein MARPLIFLIFYLLLLFPTLYFPYREGGALDTAFAQETSASPLNEGIQLLNEGKPDEALKAFEKASAADPENPLPHYYAGVAYHRNRQPVPAMNSLNRALSLRPGMPEAILEIGKIMEELGLFDRAREAYRTVASGKENAELVQEAEERIRRLTIMEHSRAAARLFQEKRWEEALKELETVLSLAPEDAEARYASGIAYQRLGQFNKAVEAFQKVTDINPAHVNALMQQAGTYDLIGNYEKAMEVFRKVISLNPDSPQAKEAGERISEDQKKIETRHHFEAAADMIRKEQWQEALQETRAVLTVEPANPSALFNLGLIQYNLKQNDDAIEALKKAIEADPKLQKAYFQLGVIYDDLGRLSDAISAYEQVLTIGEQGTEAEKAKARIDIIKPLLEVEERAGAAKELITKEDVSGAIKEMEALIAIKRDDARLHLSLAVLYIKGSRVRDAAFTLEKAVTLSPKDPEIRFLLGQVYDGLREYKKSMEAYSAAIDLEKEAPRVEEARSRLRAVTIRFHFDQGKRLLTAGNYEAALTEMQAILEMTPDDPVALFNSGVLYERLNRTEEAEVALKKTISRAPDYVQAYLQLGAVLERLRKFQEAREAFKMVIEIQKEGTETRVARSRLDQMKEVEDLSDRLKKSFERMENKDWEGARKEMETVLALYPKNYIAYYYLGVILENLDIKDEARVALKKAIEINPGFTKAYIVLGNLYVREEEYEEARKIFKDLTAVAEGSPDAEVAEERLKQLRDWHGSFSMTHSFNSNIAFRANAESTVQSTYGLGLNYTIFRPKNGSLFAGLSGNQSVYYDTQLEGNGYTLQVNGVQRLQQDRTISGSISSSRSFFEGRLTYVNNELSLVATTEPRYIPTIAALSYKGSRGWSPVNKTSNSEQHNLTLTVSQKLSVRDNLSGSYSFSVYKNLDAIASNYANRTNAISVSYSRPIVAHLGLSLGYSISLVDYSNPDSTTFFQRFRRNVNQSYSGGLTLSFTEYVNFSLGYNFSYVLSHTNLAPLTSEEQQKLEDLLASPVPTVGGGGGYYQHNIGISISTPF; this is encoded by the coding sequence ATGGCAAGACCACTAATTTTTCTGATTTTCTATCTCTTACTCCTCTTCCCCACCCTATACTTTCCTTACAGAGAGGGAGGCGCCCTGGATACAGCCTTTGCCCAGGAAACGTCTGCTTCCCCCCTGAATGAGGGAATACAGCTTCTCAATGAAGGGAAGCCTGACGAGGCGCTGAAGGCCTTTGAGAAGGCCTCGGCAGCTGACCCTGAAAATCCACTGCCACACTACTATGCTGGTGTGGCCTACCACCGAAACCGTCAACCCGTGCCTGCAATGAACAGTCTCAACAGGGCGCTGAGCCTGAGGCCGGGGATGCCGGAGGCCATTCTCGAGATAGGTAAGATCATGGAGGAACTTGGTCTTTTTGACAGGGCCAGGGAGGCATACAGGACTGTTGCCAGTGGGAAGGAAAATGCGGAACTGGTGCAGGAGGCTGAGGAGCGTATCAGGAGGCTTACGATCATGGAACATTCCCGTGCTGCTGCGAGGCTGTTCCAGGAAAAGCGATGGGAGGAGGCATTAAAGGAACTGGAGACTGTATTATCCCTTGCACCGGAGGATGCAGAGGCCCGTTATGCTTCAGGCATTGCCTATCAGCGTCTCGGGCAATTCAATAAGGCCGTCGAAGCATTTCAAAAGGTGACGGATATCAATCCTGCACATGTCAATGCCCTCATGCAGCAGGCCGGCACATATGACTTGATTGGAAATTATGAGAAGGCGATGGAAGTCTTCCGTAAGGTCATCTCCCTTAATCCTGACTCCCCGCAGGCGAAGGAGGCCGGAGAGCGGATCAGTGAGGATCAAAAAAAAATTGAGACTCGCCATCATTTTGAGGCGGCAGCTGATATGATACGTAAGGAACAGTGGCAAGAGGCCCTTCAGGAGACACGAGCTGTCCTGACAGTGGAGCCTGCTAACCCGTCTGCCCTATTTAACCTTGGTCTGATCCAGTATAACTTGAAACAAAATGATGATGCCATAGAGGCGCTGAAAAAGGCCATTGAGGCAGACCCCAAACTCCAGAAGGCATACTTCCAGCTGGGTGTAATCTATGACGACCTGGGCAGATTGAGTGATGCGATCAGTGCATACGAACAGGTGCTGACCATTGGTGAACAGGGCACAGAAGCGGAAAAGGCAAAGGCCAGGATAGACATCATCAAACCGCTCCTTGAGGTAGAAGAAAGGGCCGGGGCAGCCAAAGAGCTGATAACTAAGGAGGATGTTTCAGGGGCCATTAAGGAAATGGAGGCCCTTATTGCAATTAAGCGGGATGACGCCAGACTCCACCTGTCTCTGGCTGTACTCTACATCAAGGGAAGCCGTGTCAGGGATGCTGCATTTACACTGGAGAAGGCCGTGACGCTTTCACCGAAGGATCCCGAGATACGCTTTCTCCTTGGCCAGGTATATGATGGATTAAGGGAATATAAAAAATCAATGGAGGCATACAGCGCTGCAATTGACCTGGAAAAGGAGGCCCCCCGCGTGGAAGAGGCCCGCAGCCGCCTTCGCGCAGTTACCATCCGGTTCCATTTTGATCAGGGGAAGAGACTGTTAACCGCAGGTAACTATGAGGCTGCTCTTACAGAGATGCAGGCCATCCTTGAGATGACACCGGATGATCCGGTAGCCCTCTTCAATTCGGGTGTCCTGTATGAGAGACTCAACCGGACGGAAGAGGCTGAGGTTGCCTTGAAGAAGACCATATCGAGGGCCCCGGATTATGTCCAGGCATATCTCCAGCTTGGGGCTGTCCTTGAGAGGCTTAGGAAATTCCAGGAGGCCCGTGAGGCATTTAAAATGGTTATTGAGATACAGAAGGAGGGAACTGAGACCCGCGTTGCCCGGTCAAGACTGGATCAGATGAAGGAGGTGGAGGATTTGTCTGACCGTCTTAAGAAATCGTTTGAGCGTATGGAAAATAAGGACTGGGAAGGGGCGAGGAAGGAGATGGAAACTGTCCTGGCCCTCTATCCTAAAAACTATATCGCATACTATTATCTGGGCGTTATTCTGGAAAACCTTGACATTAAAGATGAAGCCAGAGTTGCACTTAAGAAGGCGATAGAGATAAATCCCGGCTTTACCAAGGCCTACATAGTACTTGGAAACCTTTATGTCAGAGAGGAGGAGTATGAGGAGGCGAGAAAGATATTCAAAGATTTAACAGCCGTTGCAGAGGGATCTCCGGATGCAGAGGTTGCTGAGGAAAGACTCAAACAGCTCCGTGACTGGCATGGGAGTTTTTCCATGACGCACAGCTTTAACTCCAATATTGCCTTCAGGGCTAACGCAGAGTCCACTGTCCAATCAACCTACGGCCTCGGTCTTAACTACACCATCTTTCGCCCGAAAAACGGGAGCCTCTTTGCTGGACTTTCTGGCAATCAGTCAGTCTATTATGATACCCAGTTAGAGGGCAATGGTTACACGCTACAGGTGAATGGGGTGCAAAGGCTCCAGCAGGACAGAACAATCTCCGGTTCTATTTCAAGCAGCAGATCCTTTTTTGAGGGGAGACTGACTTATGTGAATAATGAACTTTCTCTTGTGGCGACTACAGAACCGCGATACATTCCCACTATAGCTGCCCTTAGCTATAAGGGCTCCCGGGGCTGGTCTCCTGTAAATAAGACCAGTAATTCGGAACAGCACAACCTGACGCTCACCGTTTCGCAGAAGCTTTCTGTTCGGGACAATCTGTCCGGGAGTTACAGTTTTAGCGTTTACAAGAACCTTGATGCAATTGCCAGTAATTACGCCAACCGGACAAATGCCATTTCTGTGAGTTACAGCCGGCCAATAGTGGCTCACCTTGGATTGAGTCTCGGCTATTCAATTAGTCTTGTGGATTACAGTAATCCTGATTCAACGACATTCTTTCAACGTTTCCGTCGAAATGTCAACCAGTCATATTCCGGAGGGCTCACCCTTAGTTTTACGGAATATGTCAACTTTTCTCTTGGTTACAACTTCTCTTATGTCCTAAGCCATACCAACCTCGCCCCTCTGACATCCGAGGAACAGCAGAAACTGGAAGATCTCCTGGCCTCCCCTGTTCCAACAGTAGGCGGCGGCGGTGGATATTACCAGCATAATATAGGAATTTCCATCTCAACCCCTTTCTGA
- a CDS encoding MMPL family transporter, with the protein MLRKHIERIVRFPVTTILLAVFITVFFAFQISGLHMVLDPKALLPQDHPYVKLNNEIEKQFGGSRVVLIGVASKDGDIFNPADIEKIRKITEEVKTLPGILENNVVSIADRKVKVVKAEGDSLEINSLLDGIEYTPEGMKKLKERVYSNPAFINSLISADGTVAAIILDFRGGDSNWQEKQGKAEDNTNNAGRLTKVYDSPVRHPELASGSQTKQGHELLKQFQNNMMDDNGKLSIVSSAYAQEDWKKWQKGGGGKGGEGSAPAGTRPAAEQQGASPPVEDAGQGAGTQQGQEGKWPAAGGGGDAKWPAGGDSGWQAGQGAADWEQWYVSDSKIYSKVLDIVNKYKDANTEIYVGGLPVALSFLEADSLRMSHYIYPVAVVIIMFILYLAFRSIQGMILPIICALLSVVWAVGLMGVFKIPLDPWNMMTPILILAVAAGHSVQILKRYYEELGKYGVAGENPPIPPFEKGGLGGIEGSTHWGRDASKQAVVESLTKIGPVMITAGLVAAASFASLLTFKLKTFQSFGLFTAFGILSALVLEMTFIPAARSLMKPPKKVAGSREHTVEDGGLLDRFLLAISRLVTTRSWLVWIGLIVVAAISLYGINRLTVTNSLKSLFFESTQFRKDDAALNKYFGGTATFYIYLEGQEPDSLKDPAVLHAIENLQKEIESVPEVGKTQSYVDYVKATNQSMHGGDPAYRTIPDSRATISEFLFLFSLSGSNGEMNRFLDYQYQKSVIWVFLRDDSTELGQKLISIVDKYSGGDNGEGFPPGIKVGVAGSIPVMMALNQTMVAGKIWNILQIAGIVFVITSIVLRSPVGGILVLLPLGIAVLTNFGVLGLFGIGLGVGTAAISAMAVGFGADYSIYLIYRLREEVSGRSRQEAGSAGPYDLKVHTDEAIRRTLLTAGKAIIFVALALSAGGLTLLFTGYYLHMEGFLIPVAMITSSLATLIILPAIVKVIRPGFIYK; encoded by the coding sequence ATGCTTCGCAAACACATAGAACGTATTGTCCGTTTCCCGGTGACCACTATCCTGCTGGCTGTGTTCATCACGGTCTTCTTTGCCTTTCAGATATCAGGACTCCATATGGTGCTTGATCCAAAGGCCCTGCTTCCTCAGGACCATCCGTATGTAAAGCTGAATAATGAGATAGAAAAGCAGTTCGGCGGGAGCCGTGTTGTGCTGATCGGGGTTGCGTCCAAAGATGGTGACATATTCAACCCGGCAGATATAGAAAAGATACGGAAGATAACTGAAGAGGTTAAGACACTGCCCGGCATACTGGAAAACAACGTTGTGAGCATTGCAGACCGCAAGGTAAAGGTGGTCAAGGCCGAGGGGGATTCGCTTGAAATCAACAGCCTTCTCGATGGGATAGAATACACACCTGAGGGCATGAAGAAATTAAAAGAGCGAGTCTATTCAAACCCTGCGTTTATTAACAGTCTGATATCCGCGGACGGGACTGTAGCAGCAATAATACTCGACTTCAGGGGGGGAGACAGCAACTGGCAGGAGAAGCAAGGCAAGGCAGAAGATAATACGAACAATGCCGGGAGGCTGACAAAGGTATATGACAGCCCGGTTCGTCACCCTGAACTTGCTTCAGGGTCTCAAACGAAGCAGGGACATGAGCTTCTGAAACAATTTCAGAATAACATGATGGATGATAATGGTAAATTAAGTATCGTGTCTTCTGCCTATGCCCAGGAAGACTGGAAGAAGTGGCAGAAAGGCGGGGGGGGCAAGGGGGGAGAGGGCAGTGCTCCTGCCGGAACCAGGCCGGCAGCAGAACAGCAGGGCGCGTCACCTCCGGTTGAGGATGCCGGACAGGGCGCAGGGACACAACAGGGCCAGGAAGGCAAGTGGCCGGCAGCGGGCGGCGGCGGAGATGCCAAATGGCCTGCCGGAGGTGATAGCGGCTGGCAGGCAGGTCAGGGTGCGGCTGACTGGGAGCAGTGGTATGTCAGCGACTCAAAGATATACAGCAAGGTTCTTGATATAGTAAACAAGTATAAGGATGCCAATACTGAAATATATGTTGGCGGTCTTCCTGTGGCGCTCTCATTCCTTGAGGCTGATTCGCTTAGAATGAGCCATTACATTTATCCTGTGGCTGTTGTCATAATAATGTTCATCCTCTATCTTGCCTTCAGGAGCATACAGGGGATGATACTGCCCATCATATGCGCCCTTCTCAGCGTAGTATGGGCTGTCGGCCTGATGGGGGTATTTAAGATACCACTTGATCCATGGAATATGATGACGCCCATACTTATCCTTGCTGTTGCTGCCGGGCATTCGGTGCAGATCTTGAAGAGATATTATGAAGAATTAGGGAAATATGGTGTGGCAGGTGAAAATCCCCCCATCCCCCCCTTTGAAAAAGGGGGGTTAGGGGGGATTGAAGGCAGCACCCACTGGGGAAGGGATGCCTCAAAACAGGCTGTCGTTGAATCCCTGACAAAGATCGGCCCTGTCATGATTACAGCAGGACTCGTTGCAGCAGCGAGCTTTGCGTCCCTGCTGACATTCAAACTAAAGACCTTCCAGTCCTTCGGTCTTTTTACGGCCTTTGGCATATTGAGCGCCCTTGTCCTTGAGATGACATTTATTCCTGCGGCAAGGTCATTGATGAAGCCGCCAAAGAAGGTCGCAGGCAGCAGGGAGCATACAGTGGAAGACGGGGGGCTTCTTGACAGATTCCTCCTTGCCATCTCGCGGCTGGTAACTACGCGCAGTTGGCTTGTCTGGATTGGCCTGATTGTAGTAGCAGCCATCTCTTTATACGGTATTAACAGGCTTACTGTCACAAACAGCCTTAAAAGCCTCTTCTTTGAGTCCACACAATTCAGGAAGGATGATGCAGCGCTGAACAAATACTTTGGTGGCACAGCGACATTCTACATTTACCTTGAAGGACAGGAGCCTGATTCACTTAAAGACCCGGCTGTTTTGCATGCAATAGAGAACCTGCAGAAGGAGATAGAGTCTGTCCCTGAGGTCGGAAAGACCCAGTCATATGTGGATTATGTAAAGGCCACAAACCAGAGCATGCACGGAGGTGATCCTGCGTACCGCACCATCCCTGACTCACGGGCCACTATTTCTGAATTCCTGTTCCTGTTCTCGCTTTCAGGCTCAAATGGAGAAATGAACCGCTTCCTCGACTATCAGTATCAGAAAAGCGTGATATGGGTGTTTCTGCGGGATGACAGCACTGAGCTTGGTCAGAAGCTGATTTCAATTGTAGATAAATATTCAGGGGGTGATAATGGGGAGGGCTTTCCGCCTGGTATTAAGGTTGGCGTTGCAGGCAGCATACCTGTAATGATGGCGCTTAACCAGACCATGGTAGCCGGAAAGATTTGGAACATACTTCAGATTGCAGGCATCGTATTTGTAATTACATCTATTGTGTTGAGGTCGCCGGTCGGTGGTATCCTCGTCTTACTGCCCCTTGGCATTGCAGTCCTTACTAACTTTGGTGTTCTGGGACTTTTCGGGATAGGGCTTGGTGTAGGCACAGCCGCCATCTCTGCAATGGCAGTCGGCTTCGGCGCTGACTACTCAATTTATCTTATTTACAGGCTCAGGGAAGAGGTCTCAGGACGAAGCAGACAGGAAGCAGGCAGCGCCGGCCCTTATGACCTGAAGGTGCATACTGATGAGGCTATAAGAAGGACCCTTCTGACTGCCGGAAAGGCGATAATATTTGTTGCACTGGCGTTGTCAGCAGGTGGATTGACCCTGCTCTTTACCGGTTACTACCTGCACATGGAAGGCTTCCTTATACCTGTTGCCATGATAACCAGTTCTCTGGCGACACTTATTATCCTGCCTGCAATAGTGAAGGTTATCAGGCCGGGATTTATTTACAAATGA
- a CDS encoding outer membrane lipoprotein-sorting protein, producing the protein MKGEQNMGIKKVFVAGVSLIIALAMVWPSASQAALSGLDIMKKVDELPQGDDQKSTVTLRLISAQGQERKIVTSRYWKNYRGKDGFYSKTLFFTDFPPDVKGTGFLIWDYAQEGKTDGLWLYLPSLRKVSTVSSRDQNDAFMGSDLTFADMGQRRIDEDEHKFLGEKPCDKNTCYVVESTPREEGAAYSKRTFWILKDEWRAIRIEYFDHKKEPLKTQTIQWQKSGDLWIWKDATVKNLQTGHSTIFEMSNIKINNGLRDDLFTERLLRRGEGP; encoded by the coding sequence GTGAAAGGAGAACAAAATATGGGTATTAAGAAGGTGTTTGTTGCTGGTGTTTCTCTCATCATTGCGCTGGCAATGGTATGGCCGTCTGCCTCACAGGCGGCGCTTTCCGGCCTTGACATCATGAAAAAGGTGGATGAACTTCCACAGGGTGATGACCAGAAGTCAACTGTAACCCTGCGGCTTATCTCAGCACAGGGACAGGAGAGAAAGATCGTTACTTCCCGCTACTGGAAAAACTACAGAGGAAAGGACGGTTTTTACAGTAAGACACTGTTCTTTACTGATTTTCCTCCGGACGTCAAAGGCACAGGTTTTCTAATCTGGGATTATGCACAGGAAGGGAAAACAGACGGCCTCTGGTTATATCTCCCGTCCCTCAGAAAGGTCAGCACAGTGTCAAGCCGCGACCAGAACGATGCATTCATGGGATCAGACCTCACCTTTGCTGATATGGGACAGAGAAGGATTGATGAGGATGAACATAAGTTTCTCGGAGAGAAACCATGCGACAAGAACACCTGCTACGTTGTTGAAAGTACCCCCAGGGAGGAGGGAGCAGCCTACAGCAAGCGGACATTCTGGATACTGAAAGATGAATGGCGTGCCATCAGGATCGAATATTTTGACCATAAAAAGGAACCTCTTAAGACCCAGACCATACAGTGGCAGAAGAGCGGAGACCTGTGGATATGGAAGGATGCAACTGTAAAGAATTTACAGACAGGCCACTCTACAATATTTGAGATGAGCAATATTAAAATAAATAACGGGCTGCGTGACGACCTCTTTACCGAAAGATTGCTGAGAAGAGGAGAGGGGCCGTAA
- a CDS encoding histidine phosphatase family protein, with amino-acid sequence MRYKEPSTSIIFVRHGSTDYPEDRIYKGDNGPALNEGGRAHAANLGTWVKGSDVSAILVSPSARTRETAAPIVNSLGIEYKIFDELKERCFGIWDGLTFGEIAEKYPEGLSKWKADPASYTPEGGETIYDLQKRVNSVLQLALQEYRGKKVIIVSHTGPIRVAVTEALNIPLIYYRQLQIHPGSATRVDYGNSAVNLIYLGHLPGGNKV; translated from the coding sequence ATGCGCTATAAGGAACCGTCAACAAGTATTATTTTCGTCAGGCACGGAAGCACTGATTATCCTGAAGACAGGATATATAAAGGAGATAACGGTCCGGCACTTAACGAGGGAGGACGCGCCCATGCGGCGAACCTGGGGACATGGGTAAAGGGGAGTGATGTTTCAGCCATTCTGGTAAGTCCTTCAGCGAGGACCAGAGAGACAGCCGCCCCTATTGTCAACTCTCTCGGAATAGAGTATAAGATATTCGATGAGCTGAAGGAAAGGTGCTTTGGGATCTGGGATGGGCTTACCTTTGGTGAAATAGCAGAGAAATACCCTGAAGGGCTGAGTAAGTGGAAGGCGGACCCTGCCAGCTACACCCCTGAAGGCGGTGAGACGATATACGACTTGCAAAAAAGGGTAAACAGTGTGCTACAATTGGCACTACAGGAGTACAGGGGAAAAAAGGTCATCATAGTTTCTCATACAGGCCCGATAAGGGTTGCTGTAACTGAGGCGCTCAATATACCACTGATTTATTACAGGCAGTTACAGATACATCCTGGTTCTGCAACGAGGGTTGACTATGGCAACAGCGCTGTCAACCTGATTTACCTCGGCCACCTGCCGGGAGGAAATAAGGTATAG
- a CDS encoding TraR/DksA C4-type zinc finger protein: MGFTLTKVRTKAESSPLDSLLRKTAAFHGHLCAGTVIGTRMALAGLREVGITDPEGSQQKDFLVFVETDRCPIDAISVVSGARISRRSLKFLDWGKVAATFVNTNTGKAVRISCPDSARELVDNYASGEYPDDKHGRTAREVDAYKIMPEGELFIIKNVKVANYKFSKEKFKIKCEQCGEIVNDHKEVVVDGRVMCRSCGEGKSYYNAL, translated from the coding sequence ATGGGTTTTACACTTACAAAGGTCAGGACAAAGGCTGAGTCGTCGCCACTCGATAGTTTACTCAGGAAGACGGCCGCATTTCACGGGCATTTATGTGCAGGTACTGTTATCGGCACAAGGATGGCCCTTGCAGGATTAAGAGAGGTTGGCATTACAGACCCGGAGGGCTCTCAGCAGAAGGATTTTCTGGTGTTCGTTGAGACTGACCGCTGTCCCATTGATGCCATTTCTGTTGTAAGCGGCGCTAGGATCAGCAGGAGAAGCCTGAAGTTCCTTGACTGGGGGAAGGTTGCGGCGACATTTGTCAATACCAATACCGGCAAGGCCGTAAGGATTAGCTGTCCGGATTCAGCAAGAGAGCTGGTAGACAATTACGCATCAGGCGAATATCCGGATGACAAGCATGGAAGGACAGCGCGGGAGGTGGATGCCTACAAGATAATGCCTGAAGGGGAACTCTTTATTATTAAAAATGTAAAGGTAGCCAACTATAAATTCAGTAAAGAGAAGTTTAAGATTAAGTGTGAGCAGTGCGGCGAGATAGTAAATGACCATAAAGAGGTTGTTGTTGATGGCAGGGTAATGTGCAGGTCGTGCGGGGAGGGCAAGAGCTACTATAATGCGCTATAA
- a CDS encoding molybdenum cofactor biosynthesis protein MoaE, translating into MVKVKFFAIIKNLAGKEDAQIDVGGSVKLKDLVGLIEKDFPRVGEMLKTKRVLISVNQEIGTDDMLVKDGDEVAILPPFAGGAPGSPMVRIQKEDFSVDEEINRVKAKSGDVGGIVVFLGTGRGTSRGRSIRKLDFEHYPGMAEKKLNEIREKALKDFDIIEVNIVHRISEISIGENIVLIVVGAAHRADAFKACKWCIDELKRITPIWKKETTPEGEIWVDEHP; encoded by the coding sequence ATGGTAAAGGTTAAATTTTTTGCAATCATAAAAAACCTGGCAGGTAAGGAAGATGCCCAGATTGACGTGGGCGGATCAGTCAAGCTGAAAGACCTTGTTGGATTAATTGAAAAAGATTTTCCCAGGGTTGGTGAGATGTTGAAGACCAAGAGGGTTCTTATATCTGTCAATCAGGAGATAGGAACCGACGATATGCTGGTCAAAGATGGGGATGAGGTCGCCATCCTTCCGCCGTTTGCAGGAGGGGCGCCAGGGTCGCCCATGGTCAGGATACAAAAAGAAGACTTTTCAGTAGATGAAGAGATCAACAGGGTCAAGGCAAAATCCGGCGATGTCGGGGGGATAGTTGTATTCCTCGGTACAGGCAGGGGCACATCCCGCGGACGTTCCATCAGAAAGCTGGACTTTGAACACTATCCTGGAATGGCTGAAAAGAAATTGAATGAGATAAGGGAGAAGGCGCTCAAGGACTTTGATATAATAGAGGTCAACATAGTCCACAGGATAAGTGAAATAAGCATTGGAGAGAACATAGTCCTGATCGTCGTCGGCGCAGCCCACAGGGCTGATGCCTTCAAGGCGTGCAAATGGTGTATTGATGAACTAAAGCGCATTACACCGATCTGGAAGAAAGAGACAACCCCGGAGGGGGAGATATGGGTGGACGAGCATCCATAA
- a CDS encoding ABC transporter permease translates to MVQLFSDTWYLFNKYLRITLRMPMWALFTIIQPLIWLLIFGQLFKNMASLPGFPQGRYMDFFLPGAIIMTVLFGTSWSGVSLLREINFGTVEKMLVTPVSRVSIVMSRVIHTAVTVIIQCLIIMIIAIIFGASVSGIKGAFLSLVIVFLLSLGFSGISNGLAMWLKREEPLVMLGNMMTLPLMFLSSAMVPKSFMPEWIKVITRINPIDYAVETTRAFYSGGASMHTILVGFLFLTLFAVLSISWATEMFVNQSE, encoded by the coding sequence ATGGTTCAACTCTTTAGTGATACATGGTATCTCTTCAATAAATATTTAAGGATAACCCTTAGAATGCCTATGTGGGCGCTCTTTACTATTATTCAACCTCTCATATGGCTCCTTATTTTCGGCCAGTTATTTAAGAATATGGCATCCCTCCCGGGTTTTCCCCAGGGACGTTATATGGATTTTTTCCTGCCTGGTGCAATTATTATGACGGTGCTTTTTGGCACATCATGGTCCGGCGTCAGCCTTCTGCGAGAGATCAACTTTGGAACAGTTGAGAAGATGCTTGTTACCCCGGTCTCAAGGGTTTCAATAGTTATGAGCCGCGTCATACACACTGCAGTTACGGTTATTATACAATGTCTTATTATCATGATTATAGCGATTATATTTGGGGCAAGCGTGTCAGGGATTAAGGGTGCTTTCCTAAGTCTTGTCATCGTATTTCTCCTGTCGCTCGGTTTTTCAGGTATATCGAATGGCCTTGCCATGTGGTTAAAGAGAGAAGAGCCTTTGGTTATGCTTGGGAACATGATGACCCTGCCGCTGATGTTTTTATCATCTGCGATGGTGCCAAAGAGTTTTATGCCGGAATGGATAAAGGTCATTACCAGGATAAATCCTATAGATTATGCAGTGGAGACGACACGTGCCTTTTACAGCGGCGGGGCTTCGATGCATACGATACTTGTCGGTTTCCTGTTTTTGACGTTATTCGCAGTCTTGTCTATTTCATGGGCAACAGAGATGTTTGTGAATCAGAGTGAATAG